AGAATCACCATGTCATAGACTTGTTTCACACCACTATGTCACAGACTCCATCCTTCTCTAAATCCCAACTTTCTAAAAAAGTGCTATGAGCCACCATTCGAGcatattgtatattattatgtGACATCGCAAAATCAGCAAATCAGTTTGCGTGGTTATTAGTATGGTGAATTAGTTCATATGTCGTACTCGTACGTAATTCGTGTAATTGGGGCCCTCTTCCCGCAGAAAGTTTTTTGGCGATACACTCATAACACTAGCTACCAATATCTAAAAAACATGTCAGCAAAGAAAAAAcccacaaaataaatatttgttaaccAACAAAGTCTGTTAAGGTTAAAACCTTGAAAACTACTAAGCTCAATCAACagatcgatttttttttctagacaaTAAAAGGTTATATCATCACCACCTTTCTTCTTAGTTTCTTCTTAccataccatatatatatatatatatcacttaGCCATCATAATCTTGACAAACTCCTCGTAGTTTATCTGACCATCTCCATCAACATCAGCTTCACGGACCATCTCATCAACTTCTTCATCAGTAAGCTTCTCGCCTAGATTCGTCATAACATGGCGGAGCTCTGCAGCGGATATGAACCCGTTCTGGTCTTTGTCGAACACCCTGAAAGCTTCTTTGAGCTCTTCCTCCGAGTCCGTGTCTTTCATCTTTTTAGCCATGAGGTTTAGGAACTCAGGGAAGTCAATGGTGCCGTTGCCGTCCGCGTCCACCTCGTTGATCATGTCCTGGAGCTCAGCTTCTGTTGGGTTCTGTCCTAGAGACCTCATCACTGTCCCCAGCTCCTTGGTGGTGATGCAACCTGTTCCCAAATAATACAAGCAAGTATGAAAGAATCAGATTGATATACAGATGAAAACATGATTTAAGCAAACAATGCAGAATACACACAAAGACCACCTGAATCTGGTTACAAGCAAACTGTTGAATGAATCGAATCGCAGTAATTATTCTTCCAAGTGGGAAGTGAGAGACCAAAAGAGAGATCATATATTCACTAAGCCAATAGGATCCGCATTCAACACAACCGCAGCTTCTAAAGAAACATCATTGATAGAACAATCAAGAAAGATAGAACATGAAGCAATAACAAGTGAACATCATCAACCAAATCTAGACCCAAACACGACATCAAACGAGACTTAAAATCAATCGATTCAATCACAATAAGCAATGAAGGCAAACCACACGAATCAGAGTATATAAGATATGAATCTGAGGACGATAAAGCATCGATCGGAacagcgagagagagagaggaggatgAGAAGAGACGAACCATCGCCATCCTTGTCGAAGAGGCTAAACGCTTCCTTGAACTCGGAGATCTGTTCGTCCGTTAGCTGATCCGccatttcttttgattttggtGGGTTTTCGCTTCAGAGACGACGAAatgctctttttcttttctcggACGCTGTGAAACAAATATCTCAGCAAACCGACAAATATTATACGACGACTAAGGAGAAAAGGTTAAAAAGGAcagtaataattttaaaagctaGGAAATTGTACACTAGTATTATGTGGACCTTGTT
This Brassica napus cultivar Da-Ae chromosome C6, Da-Ae, whole genome shotgun sequence DNA region includes the following protein-coding sequences:
- the LOC106348200 gene encoding calmodulin-1, translating into MADQLTDEQISEFKEAFSLFDKDGDGCITTKELGTVMRSLGQNPTEAELQDMINEVDADGNGTIDFPEFLNLMAKKMKDTDSEEELKEAFRVFDKDQNGFISAAELRHVMTNLGEKLTDEEVDEMVREADVDGDGQINYEEFVKIMMAK